In Spodoptera frugiperda isolate SF20-4 chromosome 31, AGI-APGP_CSIRO_Sfru_2.0, whole genome shotgun sequence, the genomic window agctCCAAATTGCTAGGTTTACCATTATTTGTATTACGTATTTGAgcatcttaataaaaataaagaaacaaacttaAGACAGAATACACTCTTGTTTGCATCAGTTACATCTACTAGGCTCATTCTTAATACACTGACTGTATTGTTGGTGGAGTGATATTTCTCACTACATCACTGTACAACAGTGTCACTCACACTGCTTTTCATACTTAAACTCAGTTTGTAAAGACATTTTTAGTTTCACACagcataataaaactaaaacttaataaaatatatttattacatagatTAACAATAATAACGTGTTACTTAACTAAgtatattaaataggtacaataGTAATGAGATCACGTGGTTGCCTTCTGCTTGCCGAGCTGCTCCGCATCCTCGAAGGTGTCCGGCAGCTTGGTGCCCAGCGTCTCCGGCGTCGTGAAGATCAACAAGCCAGACAGCAGAGCGAAGCTGCCGAACAGGACTGAGGGGAACGGCGCCCAAACTTCCGAAGCCTGTTAAAAAATGAGTCATTAGCCATCTCGTTTGAAACTAAAAACATTTCATATACAGGCATTACGAgcaaaagattaaaataattattcagttttCACATTAATGGAGCTAACTACGATGACTTAAACCCATGATCACAAGAGTAAAAGCAAAAGTACTGAATAAAATGATAGTAGTTAATGATGAACTTACAAGAGCTGGTGTGAGCGGCGCCGTGATGGACCCGAGCCGGCCCACCATGGAGGAGAACGCGAACAGGTTGTGGCGGTACTTGGTGGGGTACAGCTCCGCCGTGTACACGTACACTGACGTCATCACGATGGCGATGCAGTACTTGCCGAACAGGTACAGCGCCAGCTGGATACCCTCGTTACCTGGAACACAATCAAAACACGGTCAATGTATGATGCAGTTAGCAAACACGAGGGGTTTAATGACAAATGATGGtctttatttctattatatttgcATACTACAAGAGCACGGTCCTTAAATTACCTTCAGGCATAAAAGCGAACGAGAACTGGCAGGCAGCGCACAGCCAGTACGCGCAGATGAGCACGGGCTTGCGGCCGACGCGGTCCAGCAGCAGGATGGCGGTCCAGTAGCCGGGGATCTCGATGGCCGCCACCGCCACGTAGTTGAGGTACCCGTTGCCCGACATGTTCACCGAGTTGATGTTCATGCCGTAGTACACCAGCGTGTTCGTGATCCACCAGATGGGCGACACGAAGCATCGAGACAGGATCACCCGCGACCTGAACACCAACACCACCAGCCACGGCTCCTTCGGCTTCACAGTATTCTTTTCAGCCTCAGCGGTCGCTCGCAGCGCTTCCAAACTCTTGTCGGACAGTACGGTCTTATTGGTTTTGGCCACTTTCTTTAGAATTTGTTCAGACTCTGCATAGCGACCCTTACTCATCAGCCACCTGACGGACTCAGAGAGGATCCAGAAGTAGCTGACGACCAACAACTGCGGCGCGTACAGGACCTGTGTGAGCGGCCGCCACGCGGGCACCCCCCACGCAATGAACCCGAGGATTACTTGGCCCAGCGCGAACAGGGTGGAGATTGTGGCACCCGCTATCACACGATACTTGGGACCCACCAATTCCGTCACTGAAAGTAAAgagatacatatttttaattcctgatattttatagctttttcTAAGTAAACAACTTTAGTGAGTAACCACTCTGCACTCACCTAAAATATAACAAGAAGAGTACGCTCCAGCTCCCACTGAGGACTCGAGTACTTCGAGCGCGAGGAACCATTCGTAGGAGTTGACGAAGGAGCGCACGAGGCCGATCCAGCCGGTGTTGAAGGCGTTGATGGTGAGCGCCACGCGCCGCCCCCAGCGGTCCGAGATGTAGCCCGTGATGGGCAGCACCAGCAGCGTGCCGATGGTGCGGATGGACCCGATCTGGGAGCGCTTCCACTCGTCGCACGCCATGTCGAACTGGAGTCAGTTACATACAGCCATCAATacattaaagtatttaaaatgtacTACCCTCAACTGTTCTACGCATGTCCGTTTTCATGGAAGCTTTACAGTGTATTACAGATTATTAGacattcaatattaatattcgCTCAAAAATGAGTAAAACATACATcgttaatcacactaatattgtcaatgtgaaagtttgtttgtttggatgtttgtccgtctatcacactgaaactacagaacagatttaaatgaaatttaatatatagatttgtgGCTATTAAGTAATTAGCTTCGGTTATCGCCGGCGAGTCGATAGAAGCAGTAAATAGTGATCGATTACAATTACCTACTGTGACGGCCGGATTATGATAACTTGATAAATTCCTCGgactatctacataataatacgGATATCTATCTCTAGGGTTTAGGTACAATAAACTACGCATCGAGCCATTTCGGACGCAATTTACGACTAAGCTTATatactttaataatacttaactGATATACTACATATAGAGATTAGTATTATTTACATGtgaattaataaatcatttaccCCACAGAGACAAAAGTAATTTGAATGTCAATACAAAGATCTCTAAacaatataggtattttatttaaaacattaacagGACAGGGTTTTCAAAACCAAAACAGTGCGGTATTAAGGAAATAGATAGATACTCTGCTTAGCTAAACGTAAGCAAGATATCTATTACCCgaataatgaaaattatgtttgttttactaGAATAATTTTTCCCCGACCTATAATAGAGTTACTTACTACAGTTACATTATTTACACTGGGTATGAGAATGGGTAAGAGACAAGTGCCATAGATGCCGTTGTCATAGATGGAGGAAGTGAGAACTCGTCAGGTCAACTTACATCATAGACGACGCTGAGCTGGTTCTCGTATATATAGGAGTTGCAGGTCTTGGTGGTCGAGTTGTCGAAGAGTTCCGCGGGACAGGTGTCTTCCTCCACGTCCACCGTGACGTTCCTGGGCACGTAGCGCTCGCAGCCGTTGAACGTGGTGCCGCTGGGGGGGAACGCACTCAGCGCCCAGTCCGGGGAGAACACGGGGCTCTCTCCGTCACATTCCGGGATCAAACACCTGCAGGAAACAAACAGTTTGAAGGATCTATTCCCAATATTTGTAGGTTGTTGGGAACTCTCTTAGGAAGTTGAATGTGATGCTCGAAAATATTGATATCAATTAAATGACAAGCTCATTAATCGTGtaagttacataattatgttacaatGCATATTGCGGAATGTGAGCTTTTGCTACGAATTTATAGATTGATAACGTCCTTTCTCGTTAATCCACATTCCTGAATAATAGGAGTATTTATTATTCGCAAGTTTTGTAAATTTCCTTAATATGAATGGTCATTGAAATTACCTGGCGGGTATCCTGGCGGTAGTGAAGATGTACTCCCCGGAGGCGAACGCGGAGAATATGACGGGGAAGGCGGCGAGCAGCAGCGTCACGATCTGGTACTTGCCGAACTGGCCCACCTCCTCCACCAGGATGTTGTCCAGGTCCACCGGCTTGTGCGAGCCGCTGGCGCCTTTTTCTTCGTTCGCCATTCTGCCTTCGTTGGTTGCTTCGTCTGCTGACTCGCAGTGTCCGGAGGTAGCTAGTCGAGCGGTCCGCCAGCCAGCGCCGCCGTGCCCCACCGCCGCAGTAATGCCAGGGCTGGACAGCGGCCAGGACTAATCAACACGGCGTCATCTAAGCTACCGTTATCGCTCATGTAGATTAACGCGAACATTGATCACATTTATTGTTAAGAATTATAATCGAAAATACCAGTTCGGTATCTGTTATCTGCCAGGCACACTTCACGCTAATTAAGAGAATAGCACTTCTCCATAAGGATTACAATTGCTTGCTTTACATGGACACGTTATGTTAATTAGCCTTCAGATACGCGGGAATTGAGATACGCGTGGTCCCTATCATTTAGTATTGTTTACAGTCGATAGATTggcaattaataatattcagaACTTTTCTGATAAGTTtagttgtaataattatatgtaatcaCTGATGTCCTTCGGCATGATTACGATTACAAGTAATGTTTAGGACACAAATGAAAGGAAACGttccttaaaataattttaatatgtacaaACAATCACTCCGAGTCCGAGTCCACGTTGGAAGTTCTTTCTCGTTTAAGGTTCACTACTTGTCGGTCCCTAATCTTCAAGCTGTTAATGAGCTTCATCACTTGTATCCTGAACTCGAACTTGGCGCTCTCGGACAGTTTCTTCACGGACGGGGTGATGGACTTGAAGAACGCTCGGTCCTCGTCTTCCTCCTTCTGTATGAGGTTGGCGAGGACGGCCACGATGTTCTCCTCGCTGTCCTCCTTGCCGGAGCTGTACTCGAGCTTGGCCCGCTTGGGCGCGCACACGGCGGGCTGCGTGTCGCCGCCCTCCTCGATGTCCACGAACACCTCCTGCAGCCAGTTGTGCGAGTTGTCGTTGTCTGCGTCGTCGTCGTTGGATATCCGCTCCTCGATGAAGCTCTTCTCGCTCTTCCTGTCCCCCGCCAGGTAGATGGGGTCCAGGAACTGCATCTCCTCGGCGTACAGGTACGGCCGCCGCACGCCCGGCTTGCGAGACTTCACGTACGAGTCTCTGACGTTGTACCATTTCCTTGTGATTATATTACCTGCGACGGTTACGTGCTAATTAGACatcatgtaaatatatttttaccgacttcacaaaaaggaggaggtcctatgttcggctgtttgtcaTTACTTTTTACTTCTTGAATATTTAGTTTGTACTGGCACGTGTACAAAGTGTAAATTAAACAGATACATTCGCACCAATGGAATACTGCAAGTAATTACGATCGAGTGAATGCTATTACATTCAATGTATGCAACAATTGCCTGTCCCTAGCAACTTGCATCTAACCATAACTAGTAATAACTAGCAGTCTAGTAAGTCAATGACGGCTGGAATCGACCGACATTTCAATCATGTACGTAGTATAGAGctatatataatacataacataaaatgtttttcccgatccgggaatcgaacccaagacacCATTGTTAACGCGCTTGTGGAAACTTAAAGcagaaagttatttaaaattactggTAGTCTCTGTAAGCTTACCAATAAGAGTCTTCTTGTTTTCGTTGAGTGTGTCGTATGAGGGTTCGAACTCGAGGTAGATCTCGTGCCAGCACTTGTCCTTGGCGGCCTTGTCGCGGTACGAGGGGTGGCAGCGGTCCCACAGGCAGCGCTTCTGGCGCACCAGCTCGATCAGCTCGCGCGTCGAGATCATCTTCTTCGAGAACAGGAGGACGCTTGTGCTGCACACAATCACATCACAACGTCAGCGTCAAAGcattaaggaggaggcgggtcgcgtgagagaacgaacctacTCACGCCACAGCCGTACGAGTGCAAATTCGGGGACGCGATACGATTCGGCCACCGTAATGCGGGGAATACGGCGAGCAAAGctaccgcccgaacagaaccaacCCGTGTGCGGCGCGTTAtattccgcgcgcgcctcaaggaGCCataagaccactacagatggggcccagggctgatgcctgatccggactgcgtactacctagcgggtttaccggggcaatCCGGCTCGGCTGGAAGGAACGGGGtcggttttcagtcagtaagagtctgacactacctcgtggagcctcgcccaaggcgagaaaagtcattggaactttccccataaaaaaaaaaaaaaaaaaaagcgtcaaagcatttattttaatttaaccacATACATGCTTTACAAATAtatattgttgaaataatttaacatgtaAATCAAACAAATAGTCAGAAGCACACTGAacatatttcataaacaaaagaagatcataattataataagtccATAAGTGGCCAGCTtagtagagccatgcttcggcttgAACGGACCGGCTCGGCCGTAGTTACCGGAGTTACCGGAGGCCACCATCCGCCTACTTGATACCCCTACATTCCCACGTTGGGCAACTAGCTAAATGATCTGTATACCCGGTACGAGTTTTGTTTACGTTCAATGAGATCGAAAAGAGCAGCGCGTTGGCGTTGTGATTGGCTGGGTCgcatgaaccaaccaatcagagtcaGGGGCCTTAGTGCGCTAAGGATATTGTTTCATTGTATCGCACGTAGCATAACGTCACCACATTTGTTCCTCAAAGAAATATGTCAGCAAAGGTACAGGTTTAATGGAACTATTGGTTCCAGAATGAATTCCTAGAGCCTATTGCCTTACATCAGGCTCAATTCCAGACCAGAGTCTGTTCGCTCCTGATGATAGTATTAAAGATATACgagctaaataaataagatgGTATATTACCTACTACAGAACCTCCACTTTAATAAAGATCAATGCTAAGAATTTTAAAtctacctacttaataaaactCGTAAAACCTAAAAACTTTGTCTGGCCCaagaataaaactgaaagtaCTTGCTCAGCAGTCTCAAGATACGTTTTGGTTGACTCTAAATAGTCTATAACTACAAGTAGGTGTAATCCGTGGAAGGTGTAGGAGTCCTACTAGTAGTACAGGTAGTCCAGTAACTCAACGGCCTATTGTTAACACACTGCCGAGAAAGACATTTTAAATTTGCAATATCAAAAATTAAGTACTGATATCCAGAAATTACTCAACTTTGCTTAACCCTTAAAACGCGTAAACTCTAGTTTTTCCAAAACAAATCACACTgcaatagataaaatatttcctttgaTCCGTGCCTACTTATTAAAATTCCCACAAATCGCCATAAGTTCACGGAGAGCATGAGTAAACACGGCCGACCTTGAACTAGTTTCTCGAATATTGAACCGAGTTTCGCGCCAAACGTATGTCCAACGACCTTACCGCCCCGGCATAAAGACCAAAATAGAATGCTCCGCTACTGATTGCAAGCAAAGTTCATTctatgttttaataaacaaaattctcAGTTTGGCCAAGTAAAGTCTATGTGTTTAGGTACACAGCGAGTACACAAGCACTGCACACGTGTGTGTGAGGGAGCGCGAGACGTGCAGTGTCCACCCACCTTGTGTCCGAGTCCGACATTATCGATATCTTCAAACTGCTGCTATCCGGTTTCAAAATGGCGGTTTCTCTTGAAATTTCACTTCCAACtacacaaaatacattttacgtATAGAAAAGTGACGGGAATTTTataatgaacaaatatttagtattaaatGTTGTGCTAAAATGCGTATATTCCCCTAGCGAGTTTACACAATACTGTCGGCGGCGGAGCGGAGCGGCAGCCGCGCGCCGGACGGTCGCTATCCGGTCCGAGGAACGGCAACGTCGCGTGCCGGAGTTGGAAGTGTCGCAACGTTGCGCGCCGGCTACGGTTACCTAACTCGTGCGGTGCGGCTGTGTGCGTGTATCCCACACATCGTACCTGActtcattatacatattttgatattaaccacatagttcccgatctcgcgggatctcttcaaaaatgagatgtggaagatattccagggaactcttcaaaaatcaacataatgagctctgcgtttgaatttaatagatgtatactcacttagggcattgaaaaaatagtttaaaaacggacttaaactaacttaaaactaaagaaagctacgaattacgaatttataacaattaaaaaagaaactatattacaacctatcctctatgctataataaccaagcttaaactaaataatttaaaagaaacgacttaaatctaatctaattaatttataaattagacttacaattttattaaaaaaactaactacagtaactactaataatcgatatcaaactaaacctacgttaaatagtttaaccaaaaaaccaggaaaacccaacaaataaacttattaattgacaaatacaacgaaaccaatttagaatatacgaaacagcaggaccactacagacaaataatcatacgactgataatacactttttctacgatagtaccgaagcgctcggccgatacccaaccaaatgaatgtaacgaaaccatagcgcgatctatcgaggataaagacaacttggattatttatttatactccgtttgggcattttctttgtactaaaagtttaattatattgatattattttttcatatctttttactatttatttactttttttcgatgaattaaaacaataacatgaaccgaagtcgtgtaacgatcgacatagaattatttataaataatttatttcttatttttattttttgatttttgaaataaaaatatatctatgtcctttctaaggttctaaactatatctgtaccaaatttcaaccaaatccgtcaaatagttgcggagattaatggtataagcatagaatgttcgacgtgattctttaatttgacataacttttttatttatgaaccgattgacatgaaacaaacactaaatgtaaatttaagcatcccacaatatattcgtgaaaaccgcatccaactcggatcagccgtttctgagattagcgcgcacagacgaacagacaaacagacaaacagacaaacagacaaacagacaaaaaaaaagttaattacatttttgggttcgacatcgacataacaataacccctgctattttttttatttttattttcaatgtacagacagcacttttctacgattttattatatgtatagatttcttTAGGGTTTCAGAGTTTTCAGCGAGGTTTACCTTCCTGTCATACATTAAGTACtctcatttcatttcaattcaactcgactcaatattttatttggccTATGCTACTATGTATGTACTACAAACCTGTACTATACCTAATACTCGTCAGTGCTAACGAGCAACTTCCGAGTGCCTGCAAAATCCCAGGTTCGATTTTCGAGTCAGATGTTATGTGGCCCAATGTGTTATTAACTACATTCATTGTTTGCTCTCGACATCTAACCATGGCCACTATGTTCCCTCGCAGTCACACCTTAATGACGCATGACATGAAGTCTCGTAACAACTGCTACGAGCTTCGTGTACAAGGAGGTCCCACGTGCGACCTAAAGTACTTACTATTATCAGTAAACATCACAGAATGAAACCGAATAGACACTTAGATATAGGGAGAATAGAATCTACTGGGCACGCGCTGAATTAAACCACCACCGATCTCCTTTTTCCATCACTAACCACCAGCTAATGACCATTGTAGTAGTGGTCATCACCCGGCCATAGCAACCAGCGACACCTGCCAACTCTTCCTTGTGACACTTATGTGTGATGACATCATCACGGTGTGAGTGAATAAACCTGCACTTACCACTTAACCAATTACCAGTGCCTACTTGTATTTGCTcacaattaaatatgtataaacaatgaCTGGGTAATTAATGACCTCTGCTGAACTTTATGTTTGTCACTATCTCGTGTACCTACAGTTAtatataaactagcttctgccagcgacttcgcccgcgttcctgtggggTAAAAAGTGACCTATGTGTTagttcagaccataatctaaccctgccctattccaaatttcatctcccttcagccgttttgacgtgaaagagtaacaaacaaagaaactttcttcttctttacatttataaaaaaaaatcaaagcatttatttcaattaatacttaattagaaacttttgaaatgtcaaaatgaattgtccgtcagtctgtctgtcagtgaaactaggtgttGGTGctctataatattagtaaaatgacTTGGTAATTATTTACTATCGCTGAACTGAACGTTCGTCACTGTCCTATGTACAGTGACATGTCAAATATTGATACGAGTAgtagctatgtatgtattactagGGAACGGTCGGCTGGTAGGTGTAGGTACGGAGGTTTTAACcacatgttttatattattttcctcTTACTTAAGTATACAACACCCACCTGCTAGCTTAAATACTAACAAAGGTATCCACTGTATACTTTGTAATGGCTATTGCAAGCttcattagtattatttttaaaaatcgtAGCTAAAAGTTCAATGTACTGATCTAATtggtaaattcatatttttaaacaaattcatgtttttaagtaggtactttaacCACTGACTAAGACAACGAAACTGTGTATGTATATTGACAAAACTTTACACTACAGAAGCtacattcatatttaaattaattattaattacgaGTAACTAATCAGCGTCTACTAAACTACTTGTCTGactgtgaaaaataaaacaaagactcataaaatattaaaatacatttatttcagtaTAAAATTAGCATAGCGATAGCGAGGTACCAATGTCGAAAAGACACGGTAACATTAAGTACAACGAGGATTCCACGAAGCTCTCCCTGAACTAAATGATCAGTCTCCAGGAGTGAGTTCAGAGTAAAACTGCCGCTCATCACTGTTTCACTAGTTCCGTCCACAACCAGATTTATGAATATCACTGCTTTGGTTCCTCCAGGACATAGGATGGTAATAATTGTTCGTATTACGGCTACACGCAGCTGACTGCGCGTCTGATCAACAATGTATCACCCTGAAGTCAGATACTTACTGACAGCTATAAATGTTTTAGACTCAGTTCTGACGCCAACTTGAATGAGAAAATATCTGTAGAAAGTAGTGTCCTGCAGTTTGGCCGTCAGTAGTCAGTGTCCGAGTCAGGCTGCGTGTCCCTCGGCTTGATGATGCCGAGCTTGGTAGCGAGCGCGGCCACGTTGGCGCGCACCTCCTCCTGCACCAGGTTGAACGACATGGCCAGCAGCGCGATCCCGAACAGCAGGTACAGCGAGCACAGAGCTATGGAGTGCACGGCGGCCGCTGGGTCGTCCACACTCTGACCCTGCGCAAGTGTACAAACTTACATCAATAAAGCGAATTTCAGAATCTACTCTCCTAACCCGAAATTATTAACCCGTTTAGTGTCTCATCATAGATTTTTTCCTTTCGTTAAACATCCGaataagttaaatattaataagcaCTATTAAAACGACAAATATAACAATGTGGTTGATGAAGAACGTTCCTTTCtacgtaattattatgtaagtataacCTGAGCAGGCACGAAGTCCCCAAAGCCGATGGTGGTGAGTGTGATGAAGCAGAAGTAGGCAGCGTCCAGGTACTCCCAGCTCTCCCAGCTCTTGAAGAGGAACGTCCCCGCCACGATGTACGACGCCACCAGGAACACGCACAACCAGATCGGGACCGGCTTTATCTTCACCacaatcattattattactGAACATGCAcaactttaaaattaagaaatttatGATGAACAACTGGTCCTGCTTAGCTCACCTCTTCCTTAACTACGTCCGAAGGCGGATGATATATCTCAGACGCACGAGAGCCCCAtgctaaaaaagaaaattttagaaGGTTCGTTAGAAAAATGGTACCAGTTACATTTTCCCCATCTGGAGAGAAAGTTTTAACCTAATACAAACACATTTCCTAATGCAAGATAAgttattaagatttattaatcATTTAGGCAGAATTTTTAAGATTGCATGTCCATCATTCACCTGCTGGTGGCCTACTGCGTCGCGGCACCACTGCAACCTCATCGCTCCAGTCATCTCTCTCTACGGAGGGTGTCTACAAAATAAACCAACATATTTCAATCTTTCAAAATGCTGTCAACTCTATCAACAAATTGTATTCTACAAGATAGGAGTTACGTACTCGTGTACGGTATCTGCTGTCGTCCACAGTGTGCAGTCTCCGCAGCGGCCGGCGCGGCTCCGGTGGGGGAGGCGGGCGCTCCTCGTCCCAGCGCTCGCTCTCGTACATGGCGGAGCGCGCGCGGCGCTGGCGCCGGTGGGACCGCTCCCACGGCTCCTCGCGCTCCACGTACTCCGACCTGCCTCGCTCCGCCCTTAACAACATTTCTCAATTTCATCCATATTTTTCACTGACACAACCAACTTATAAACCTATCACTCACCTCATATCTCGTCGCGACCTCCTGCCCTTCGGATAGTCGAACTCAAAATCCTCATCCTCTGGATCATAACCACGATCTCTGTAACCATACAGTTCCTCTCGCTCCCTCCGCCGCTCTCTCTCCAACGCTTGTCTTTCCTTATAATTCTCGTAGTCTACATCATGGAGGTCGTGCATCTCGTACATATCTCTGGGGTCATCTTCGAAATGTCTCTGATCGTCGAAGTCTCGCCGCGGCCCGTACTCTGGCTTTGGTTTCGCTGGTCGAGGCAGAGATTTGCTCCGTAGTTCAGCTTTGGAAGATATTTTCATGTGATGAGATTCCAGGTCTTGCAATGCCGCCTCTAAGTCTTGCAATGGTAGCGAAATCTTAGGGAACTCCTCTGCAAAGTATAGAATCAGTTTATTCGACAACTCTATTCACATGACTACAAGGGAAGTGGTTTGAATCGCTACCTGCTCTATCGTCATCATCGTATACGTCTCGTCCGTCGCGGCCATGCTTCTCGTAACGAACTGGCGACGGCTCCTCCAGGTCGTAGTCTCTGACTACTTGAAAGTAGAAAGTGTTACCGATGGAAGATGTAGcatgacatattataatgttCCTAGAGATAAGTGAGTGACATGTAAGTACCGTGTAGTCTGGCATGCGGCGGCGGCTGTGACCTGGTGCGTGGCAGTGAGGCAGCGTGGCTCGCGGGGCCCCGCGGCCTGCGCACGCGCCCACTGCTGTACCCACTGTCGCGGTACCTAGCGACACATGGTTGTTAACTACACAATAAATTTTCCCATAATACCTAATGATGCGTGGTTACATAACCTTATGTATATCGAAGCGATAACTGTGTAGTCTtaaacaaagtcaaagcatatttttattCCAATGACTATTTTATCAGTCTGTTGAATGAACTTGTAAATTTGTGTTGAATAGACAAATGGACACGAATATTTAGTAGAATAGCAAATACTTCGCAGCAACAAAACCGGTCACTGAAGTTCAAATAGACATCCGTTATCCTTTCCAAACAGGCTCCCAACACCGAGGGAGACCCACGTATTCTTCCTGTGAACGCACAATAAACGCCCTGGTAAGCAGTTTGAAGGAGCCATTGTGTGTGGTGTACCTGCAGTCGGTGTCGGAGTGCGCGCGCTCGATgggccgcgcgcgccgccgcgtcGACCCGCGCACCGACCGTCTGCCACAGAACAATATTACTTCAGGCGTTACACAATTAACAAAAGTCCACATGAAATGTGGTATTTAGCACACTGATctaatgataaattaaatatgtgtggattaaacttttttttttttaaataacgttgccccacactaggattttctcctgtgtcgtaggtgcgtttacaaacatacaagttcacatacacatgacacccaaacccgaaacaacaatttgtggatcacacaaagagttgctccgtgcgggaatcgaacccgctacccgttgcgcggcagccagttgcccagccactgcactaaccgtgcagtcaaaacta contains:
- the LOC126912886 gene encoding uncharacterized protein LOC126912886, yielding MSDSDTSTSVLLFSKKMISTRELIELVRQKRCLWDRCHPSYRDKAAKDKCWHEIYLEFEPSYDTLNENKKTLIGNIITRKWYNVRDSYVKSRKPGVRRPYLYAEEMQFLDPIYLAGDRKSEKSFIEERISNDDDADNDNSHNWLQEVFVDIEEGGDTQPAVCAPKRAKLEYSSGKEDSEENIVAVLANLIQKEEDEDRAFFKSITPSVKKLSESAKFEFRIQVMKLINSLKIRDRQVVNLKRERTSNVDSDSE
- the LOC126912887 gene encoding uncharacterized protein LOC126912887, which gives rise to MSRREGRVERGEYPLPPPSKCAKVLYYTWKLCSVVFSHFVMISLVVAYCILGAVTFEKLEAQHEREVKQNISQIRSNTTQSIWTMTRTVPLFNQTNWTSEVVDMLKDFENAILLEMKVRGWDGNESTDHIQWTFTGALFYSIIVITTIGYGHIAPKTQTGKVVTIFYAILGIPLMLLCLSNIGDVMASSFRFLYWRVCCYVCTRPPKRRHRHHPSTRRSVRGSTRRRARPIERAHSDTDCRYRDSGYSSGRVRRPRGPASHAASLPRTRSQPPPHARLHVRDYDLEEPSPVRYEKHGRDGRDVYDDDDRAEEFPKISLPLQDLEAALQDLESHHMKISSKAELRSKSLPRPAKPKPEYGPRRDFDDQRHFEDDPRDMYEMHDLHDVDYENYKERQALERERRREREELYGYRDRGYDPEDEDFEFDYPKGRRSRRDMRAERGRSEYVEREEPWERSHRRQRRARSAMYESERWDEERPPPPPEPRRPLRRLHTVDDSRYRTRTPSVERDDWSDEVAVVPRRSRPPAAWGSRASEIYHPPSDVVKEEIKPVPIWLCVFLVASYIVAGTFLFKSWESWEYLDAAYFCFITLTTIGFGDFVPAQGQSVDDPAAAVHSIALCSLYLLFGIALLAMSFNLVQEEVRANVAALATKLGIIKPRDTQPDSDTDY
- the LOC126912885 gene encoding organic cation transporter protein-like, which produces MANEEKGASGSHKPVDLDNILVEEVGQFGKYQIVTLLLAAFPVIFSAFASGEYIFTTARIPARCLIPECDGESPVFSPDWALSAFPPSGTTFNGCERYVPRNVTVDVEEDTCPAELFDNSTTKTCNSYIYENQLSVVYDFDMACDEWKRSQIGSIRTIGTLLVLPITGYISDRWGRRVALTINAFNTGWIGLVRSFVNSYEWFLALEVLESSVGAGAYSSCYILVTELVGPKYRVIAGATISTLFALGQVILGFIAWGVPAWRPLTQVLYAPQLLVVSYFWILSESVRWLMSKGRYAESEQILKKVAKTNKTVLSDKSLEALRATAEAEKNTVKPKEPWLVVLVFRSRVILSRCFVSPIWWITNTLVYYGMNINSVNMSGNGYLNYVAVAAIEIPGYWTAILLLDRVGRKPVLICAYWLCAACQFSFAFMPEGNEGIQLALYLFGKYCIAIVMTSVYVYTAELYPTKYRHNLFAFSSMVGRLGSITAPLTPALASEVWAPFPSVLFGSFALLSGLLIFTTPETLGTKLPDTFEDAEQLGKQKATT